In Primulina eburnea isolate SZY01 chromosome 3, ASM2296580v1, whole genome shotgun sequence, one DNA window encodes the following:
- the LOC140827179 gene encoding uncharacterized mitochondrial protein AtMg00860-like yields the protein MDLMKIEAIMQWPIPTTVSEVRSFLGLAGYYRRFIANFSKTALPLTNLTRKAVKFEWKNECQYGFQVLKDKLTSAPILALPCGTEDFIVYTDASKMGLGSVLMQRRKVIA from the coding sequence ATGGATCTTATGAAGATTGAAGCGATTATGCAATGGCCTATTCCGACGACAGTCTCCGAGGTgcgtagttttcttggtttggcaggttattatcgacgttttattgcCAATTTCTCCAAAACAGCCCTGCccttaaccaatctgacgaggaaagcggtgaagtttgagtggaAAAACGAGTGCCAATACGGATTTCAAGTGTTGAAAGACAAGTTGACATCAGCCCCTATCCTAGCACTTCCGTGTGGTACTGAAGATTTTATTGTATACACTGATGCGTCAAAGATGGGACTTGGATCTGTACTGATGCAGCGTCGGAAAGTAATCGCTTag
- the LOC140827181 gene encoding uncharacterized protein, with protein MLRGKGKFRGKEKEEHRPKAPMPPPTYDRPACPKCGKMHTGECLVGSNRCFHCGGVGHVIKSCPVKGEKGKDRVQGRIFTMTKEGANPDSSVISGTILISGKAAITLITAATHFFMSENFLRSLNVVPYFEPLHYSILLPSGDDLWPSNILKGCTVEVNEKIYFADLIIIPMVAFDVILGMDWLSSYHAVIDCVAKTMRFAEDDDNGIFHSSGISLGTPNITCLKAHEMLSKGCQGFLASVIDVNTEMKMKLNEIEVVWDFPDVFADDVPGLPPDREVEFVIDVVPGTAPISKAPY; from the coding sequence ATGCTTCGAGGTAAGGGCAAGTTCAGAGGCAAGGAAAAAGAGGAGCATCGACCCAAAGCTCCTATGCCACCACCTACCTATGATCGACCTGCATGTCCAAAATGTGGCAAAATGCATACAGGTGAGTGCTTGGTTGGAAGTAATCGATGCTTTCATTGTGGAGGTGTTGGACATGTTATCAAAAGTTGTCCAGTGAAGGGTGAGAAAGGAAAGGATAGGGTTCAAGGCAGAATCTTCACAATGACCAAAGAAGGCGCAAATCCTGATTCTTCTGTTATATCAGGTACTATCTTAATTTCAGGCAAGGCCGCTATTACATTGATTACTGCTGCTACGCATTTCTTTATGTCAGAAAATTTCTTGCGCTCTTTGAATGTTGTTCCATATTTTGAACCCCTCCACTATAGTATTTTGTTGCCATCAGGAGACGATTTATGGCCTTCCAATATTCTTAAAGGTTGTACAGTGGAAGTAAATGAGAAAATCTATTTTGCTGATCTTATTATTATTCCCATGGTGGCGTTTGAtgttattttgggaatggattggctatcgtCATATCATGCCGTTATTGACTGCGTGGCTAAAACAATGCGATTTGCAGAAGATGATGATAACGGGATTTTCCATAGTTCAGGTATTTCGCTTGGCACTCCTAATATTACTTGTCTCAAAGCTCATGAAATGTTATCAAAGGGGTGTCAGGGGTTTTTAGCTTCTGTGATAGATGTGAATACAGAGATGAAGATGAAGTTGAATGAGATTGAGGTAGTTTGGGATTTTCCTGatgtatttgcagatgatgtgcCTGGATTGCCACCTGACCGTgaagttgagtttgtgattgacgtGGTTCCAGGTACTGCTCCAATTTCGAAAGCTCCTTACTGA